The Euphorbia lathyris chromosome 3, ddEupLath1.1, whole genome shotgun sequence genome contains a region encoding:
- the LOC136222749 gene encoding ankyrin repeat-containing protein BDA1 codes for MEKISNEDMETLYEAATRGCVVTLNTLTQKDKLILSRVSLTSFVETPLHISSLLGHLDFSIALLRLYPKMSAKLDSFRRSPLHLASAEGHTEVVKALLSINTDVCLIRDQGGRVPLHLAAMRGNVETIHELVSACPESSSVLLDGETVFHLCVSYNNLEALELLVKIVDDDRIIKGGNRDGNTILHIAVMLKQVETIRFLVSIPRIRAGVDNLNSMEFTALDILERSHKDFKNLEIKETLIRAGVGGGGRGSERRNDKTKMVETLVPPAAISKRPVSRRKELFDKYKRYVQLQENWMEETRGTLMTVAALIATITFQASMSPPGGVWQQDDRTSSHCNSTNVCLAGTAVFGHALPKDHALFMTYNSISFVASLVVIFLIISGFPLGNKFVTWFLTVAMSTTVVFMALTYLVSMDMVTPDNILNQLKWIKRFALLIWLGSVVVVSVVHIFRLCLWISNKARKVCTDGKKWWTKLQCQRGSGQNTLAAV; via the exons ATGGAGAAAATATCTAATGAAGATATGGAAACGCTTTATGAAGCAGCAACAAGGGGTTGTGTAGTAACCTTAAACACATTAACCCAGAAAGACAAACTTATTCTTAGCCGAGTTTCACTCACTTCTTTCGTCGAAACACCCTTACACATATCTTCTCTTCTCGGCCACCTTGACTTCAGCATAGCACTTCTTCGTCTTTATCCTAAAATGTCAGCGAAGCTCGACTCTTTCAGACGCTCTCCTCTTCATTTGGCTTCTGCAGAGGGCCATACCGAGGTTGTCAAGGCTTTGCTGAGTATAAATACCGATGTTTGCTTGATTCGCGATCAAGGGGGACGGGTTCCTCTCCACTTAGCTGCCATGAGAGGCAATGTAGAGACTATTCATGAACTGGTAAGTGCATGTCCTGAGTCTTCTTCAGTGCTGCTAGATGGAGAAACTGTTTTTCACTTATGTGTTAGCTATAACAATTTGGAGGCTTTGGAGTTGCTGGTGAAAATTGTCGATGATGATCGGATTATCAAAGGAGGAAATCGAGATGGTAACACCATTTTGCATATTGCTGTCATGCTGAAACAAGTAGAG acTATTAGATTCTTGGTCTCAATTCCTAGAATAAGAGCAGGAGTAGACAACTTGAACAGTATGGAATTCACAGCCTTGGATATCTTGGAGAGGAGCCACAAAGACTTCAAAAATCTCGAGATCAAAGAAACTCTGATCAGAGCCGGAGTTGGAGGCGGAGGCAGAGGAAGTGAAAGGCGAAACGACAAGACGAAAATGGTTGAAACACTAGTACCTCCTGCTGCCATTTCGAAAAGGCCGGTGTCAAGAAGAAAAGAATTGTTTGACAAATACAAGAGATATGTACAACTCCAAGAAAACTGGATGGAGGAAACTCGAGGAACGTTGATGACAGTAGCTGCATTAATAGCTACAATAACTTTCCAGGCATCAATGAGTCCGCCCGGAGGCGTCTGGCAACAAGATGATAGAACTTCTTCTCATTGCAATTCCACAAATGTATGTTTAGCTGGAACAGCAGTTTTCGGGCATGCACTTCCAAAGGATCATGCTCTTTTCATGACATACAACAGTATATCTTTTGTTGCATCTCTTGTTGTTATCTTCCTGATAATCAGTGGATTTCCGCTCGGTAACAAGTTCGTAACGTGGTTTCTAACGGTGGCGATGAGTACTACGGTCGTGTTCATGGCACTTACCTATTTAGTGTCCATGGATATGGTAACTCCTGATAATATTCTTAACCAACTCAAATGGATTAAGAGGTTTGCATTGTTGATTTGGTTAGGTAGTGTTGTTGTGGTTAGTGTAGTTCATATATTTAGGCTATGCCTTTGGATATCAAATAAGGCTAGGAAAGTTTGCACTGATGGGAAGAAATGGTGGACTAAGCTCCAATGCCAAAGAGGTTCTGGACAGAATACTTTGGCTGCTGTTTGA
- the LOC136224517 gene encoding PHD finger protein ALFIN-LIKE 5-like: MEGGRVQYNPRSVEEVFRDFKGRRAGLIKALTTDVEDFFQQCDPEKENLCLYGFPSEQWEVNLPAEEVPPELPEPALGINFARDGMQEKDWISLVAVHSDAWLLSVAFYFGSRFGFDKTDRKRLFNMINDLPTIFEIVTGTAKKPVKEKSSVSNHSNNNKSKPNAKVRESPVKISKVPLPKDEDEGLDEEDEEEEEDEHGDALCGACGENYATDEFWICCDNCEKWFHGKCVKITPARAEHIKHYKCPSCSNKRARP, translated from the exons ATGGAGGGAGGAAGAGTACAGTACAATCCCCGCTCCGTCGAAGAGGTTTTCAGGGATTTTAAAGGCCGACGTGCTGGTTTGATTAAAGCACTCACTACTG ATGTTGAAGATTTTTTCCAGCAGTGTGACCCAG AGAAGGAGAATCTATGCTTGTATGGCTTTCCCAGTGAGCAATGGGAAGTTAATTTACCTGCTGAAGAAGTGCCTCCAGAGCTTCCGGAGCCTGCGCTTGGTATTAACTTTGCAAGAGATGGCATGCAAGAAAAGGACTGGATATCCTTAGTTGCTGTTCATAGTGATGCTTGGCTGCTTTCTGTGGCCTTCTATTTTGGTTCCAGATTTGGATTTGATAAAACTGACAG GAAGCGGCTCTTTAATATGATTAATGATCTTCCAACAATCTTTGAAATTGTGACCGGCACTGCAAAGAAACCAGTGAAAGAGAAGTCATCTGTCTCCAATCACAGTAACAACAACAAATCCAAGCCAAATGCTAAAGTG CGGGAATCTCCTGTGAAGATTTCAAAAGTGCCACTGCCGAAGGATGAAGATGAGGGCTTAGATGAGGAGgacgaagaagaggaagaagatgagcatGGAGATGCATTATGTGGTGCCTGTGGTGAGAACTATGCAActgatgaattctggatttgCTGCGATAATTGCGAGAAGTGGTTCCATGGCAAGTGCGTAAAGATCACCCCTGCTAGAGCCGAGCATATTAAGCATTACAAGTGCCCATCCTGCAGCAACAAGAGAGCACGCCCTTGA